Genomic DNA from Salvia miltiorrhiza cultivar Shanhuang (shh) chromosome 1, IMPLAD_Smil_shh, whole genome shotgun sequence:
GGCTTGAACTCCATTGGCCCTATCTTTCCCAAATATCTCCTTCCAGTCATCGAGCATGGGCCAGCTCTTAAATCGCATGTTCAGAGCATTTTTATCTTTCTGCACGCAAAGGAGACATCAACATACATTTCATTCATATATGGAATGTAGTGTCACGAAGACAAATACCTTGACAATTAGCTCCCATTGGTCGTTGTCGCAGTCGATCATGAAGGTGCCTTTGTGATTGAAGCCTACACCGCTGACATCAAGCATCCCTAAGAGGGAGTTGTAAGATTTTTTCCAAGAACTGATCTTTGAGTTAATGTGGGGCATGCCTTTGATGTCACTATCTGGAAATTCCTTACGGATTGACTCCTCAAGCTTGGTCAGATAGCCGCCCCTAAAGCCATTGTCTGCCTTCCAGCCTTGAGCAACGATTTCCTTCAACGATGCCAGCAATATCTCCTCTTCCCTTTTCGACCAGCTACGACGGGTCTTGTCCGTCTTACTTACCCTGCCTCGGCAACCTTCGGTGCTCCCTGCTTGCATATCTTAAACCACAGTTAGTGAGCATACCATTAAAACATGTGCAGTTGCATAATAAAATCGACCCAAGCTTGCAAATGGTGAGGGCACAAAAAGAGGCTGTCGGGGCTCAAACACGCTGTACactcaatcattttttttatccacAGATACAacatcatatgattcatatcGAAAAATTCCAGATTATTCACAGAATAAGGAGAAATCTATAAAGACGACCCAACAACTACCAATAGGTAAGCAAAACTCTAGACACGAAGGCGTCATATACAAAGAAATTGCTCCATAAAGCATAGGTAACCTCAAGATATCGTAACAAAATTTCCCTTGTACACCCGAACTAACCTTGTTGCCCCGCATTGCTTGCCATGGATGTGTCGAGCAGACGAAAAATCCCTACCCCGATAAGCAGCGACAAGTGCCCAAAATCCCTACCCCGATAAGCAGCGACAAATGCCCCGTTGCAGATTTTTCTTCTCCGTTATTCAACTTGGCGCCAAGGTCTGTGTTGCCTTGATGAGCAGTGAATGAAAAATGGGGGGAATTCCTATTTAACAAAGAAAAATGGGGCGAATTTTGCCGCTATAATGACCTAGTGAGATGTGAGGGTATTTCAGTATTTTACAAATGGAATTTAAGGGCAAAATAGGGCATTCAAATTATAGTGTTGGTTGTAATGGAGGCTACCAATCAGCCGAGTTGGTATTTCGATAATTAACGTTGCATATCAAACATATATGACCAGCATCATATCAATGCCTCTAACCTGCAAATTAATCCTATTTTTAGCAACATTGACTAAACCTAACCACCTACTCAAACACCCCCTAAATAGCTTATAACCATTAAAAATAAACTCCAACGACTTATAAACTCTCCAATACATAAGTTATTTGcaataattattcaattataataAGTTATTTCTATTGCATACAATTTTTCCATTTCTCTTATATTTTCTCTATTTAACAAGAATATTTTATCTCTAAATCA
This window encodes:
- the LOC131005840 gene encoding uncharacterized protein LOC131005840 isoform X2, producing MASNAGQQGSTEGCRGRVSKTDKTRRSWSKREEEILLASLKEIVAQGWKADNGFRGGYLTKLEESIRKEFPDSDIKGMPHINSKISSWKKSYNSLLGMLDVSGVGFNHKGTFMIDCDNDQWELIVKKDKNALNMRFKSWPMLDDWKEIFGKDRANGVQAEDLMEAVHDMYTAENIAQEDRGAYFNSADEEVPTDEAEVSVCQTEKKCNKGGGSKKKRKSPDEFDRLCDVLGEIGRDTGLRLGDLVTRIGYEFDLGQARQTVFEKLGAISGLSTKEKFEVCEMLADKVQRLEIFIGLPEDAKAQYVAYLLESKLN
- the LOC131005840 gene encoding uncharacterized protein LOC131005840 isoform X1: MASNAGQQDMQAGSTEGCRGRVSKTDKTRRSWSKREEEILLASLKEIVAQGWKADNGFRGGYLTKLEESIRKEFPDSDIKGMPHINSKISSWKKSYNSLLGMLDVSGVGFNHKGTFMIDCDNDQWELIVKKDKNALNMRFKSWPMLDDWKEIFGKDRANGVQAEDLMEAVHDMYTAENIAQEDRGAYFNSADEEVPTDEAEVSVCQTEKKCNKGGGSKKKRKSPDEFDRLCDVLGEIGRDTGLRLGDLVTRIGYEFDLGQARQTVFEKLGAISGLSTKEKFEVCEMLADKVQRLEIFIGLPEDAKAQYVAYLLESKLN